The Vitis vinifera cultivar Pinot Noir 40024 chromosome 18, ASM3070453v1 region AAACCAAGTGCAGACCCAGAAAGAACATTTTGGGAGTCAGAGACTACGGACTTGAAAGATAGAAGTGCAAGAGTATCTGTATCAGCATCAACAGCCCCTACCCTGTTAGTGCTGCAATATAGAATAATTTGAAAGGGGAGGAGGAGAAGCAATGGGAAATGGAGACGTTTCTTCATTTTTGAAAGAATGGTCATTGAATTCAAGATTTGCAGTCTATATTTTAGCTGCCAGCACATGTTAAGGCCTGATGTGTGTAGGAGGATAACCATTGAAAAGTTGAATTCAATTATCAAACAAGggcaaattatttattaatcagTCCCTGTTAAGAGCAATGTAACTTCCTCCTAACCATGTCTCCAACGATTTTATCCTATCTGACAAGATATGAAAATGAccttaaatttatataattattttccagACCTAGCTTCTGTCTTATTCTTCATCCTTAGATTCCATAATGAGGGaaatgccatttttctgtattAAGAATCAAGAGGGAGAGTCAAGCTTAGCAGCAGTGGTGATGGCTGAAATCATTTAACCAATTCTGATTTCTGCAAAAGAAACTCATTTCTGTTGATTAATTGGTCGATTGTGCTCCCTTTTCTCTTACTATGCAGGGTATACTTGAGAACAATGACCTCTGGTGCATAGTTTACCCTTTCAGCTATTGTTGGGAGGAAGATGCCACTGCAACTAGTATAGAAAGAGGGTGACAAGCAAGACTGATAGTCCTTTGACTTTTTTGTTAGAATGCCTgagaaatgttataaaaaagCATGTTATAATAATCCCAAATGCtgtcaaagaaaaacaaatctgAAAGTTTCTAGCTGGATTGAATAGTCGATGGATTCATATCAATggcattatttcttaaaaattttccaaggaGAATGTACTTGATCCAAGTgctataaaaagaataaattatgCTTTCTAATTTCTGTAAGAATATTAATTTGAGATCTGTCAAAAATATGTGACTGCCTAAATGGATTGATCTCAAGACAGAACAATTAATCCTTTTCGACAGTTGACTGTGATCCCTCCTCCCCTTGGTTGCCATCTCATTTTCTTGCCaacatttctctctctattatTCAACTTCTAAGTCAGCATGAGGCCGAGAGAAGTAGGTATGAATTCTCTCTGTTCTAGACATTTATTTGATTGTCTCCCACCTTCTATTCCAGAGggtcttattttattttagtgaaTCCTGGGTGAAACACCTTATGTGGTATGTGATATGTAAACATCAGGTGGAAAGGAGAATAGTAGAAAATCATATGATTAGAAAAGCCTTTCTAATCTAGAATTTGAATAAGTATCCTtttgattcaataaattttgagcTAGGAAGAGTACTAGATATTTCTGCTCCGTAGTACCTTTATTTTTTGACTCATTATGAAATGAGTTTCCAAAATTGCGAAAGGAGTATTTTGAGCTAGGGTCTGTGTTTTTGAGACTTTTATAcctgatttattttgttttctttttcttctgataagCAAAGTATTCCATACAAAGGGCAATATAAAAGGAGGCAAACCCTGGTACAAAGGAAGTATAtgaagaaaatttaaacaacataggatcacatgttgaCATTTAAGCATGCATTGAACGGCAAAAACGGAAACGTTCACCTTGGTTAATTCCGTGAAAGgccatttctttctcttttttggtATTCAGGAAGCTCCTCCAGTGCTTGATGGTGCGAGAATTACGAGttaatgagctcttccctttTACACCCAGATTCAGTCCAAAACGAGAGTGCGTGCTCTCTTTTAGCCAAAGGAGGAAGGGCAGGGAGCCAGCcacacacattatttggaccaccacttgacttaatgggccagttaagtgaattagggtgagcccataaaaatcaagcaacaatatgtgtccagtcccattatggaccacaatgcaaaaataaataacactgatttatgacattattaaattgattatgtaagtccacacataaaaattccaacagtATATACAGAACACCTGAAAAGAGAAAGACAAAAAGTATCCCAAAACCAAGGATGGTTTCTCTTTGTTCTTCATCAGCTGTTGACATATCCACATTAATCTTTATTATGTGCATTATTAAGTTGCTTGTGTTGcaattctcttttattttctttttgccGTTAGAATCTTTGTTTGGTCCTTTATCACTACATTCGGGCATTGCCAGCACAGAATTTCTTATTTTACATGGAATATAGACCAAGTGCTGTGCACATACAAACACACACAAATTTCAattcctattaaaaaataaacaaatttgaaatctGTCTACATGGGTGACTGAGTAAATGGATACATGCCAAGGAGTGGTCAGTTCTTCTGAAATGAGTCATTAGTACTAACGTGCCGTAATAACCTTGCATTCATTTCTTTGGTCTATGTACAAGTTATTTATGGCATCGTTTTCATTGCCACTTTTCTCCAGGCACTGTTCTAAAATGATGTTTTGACTGGTTAAAAAAACATGGACTAACCTTTCTTCCAGAAGAAAATACCATCAATATGGAAAACTAGAACATATTTGACACGGTAAGCCAGATGAGATACGTGGACTAGATTGGAACAGTGTTGATGACTCTTCAATCTTTTAACATGGGTGTGCTTAATTCAATGATTCTGAGTCTGCCATGTTCATCTGTAAATACTTGAACTCAACTAAAATGGTTTCATTGCCATCCTTAGCCACTTATTTTCTTGAGCTTGTTTCCTCTTCACCCTATATTGGTATGGGAAAAATGTATTCCTCCAGTGCCTCTGCACTCATGGTGGCAGCTATTTTGATTACACTAATGTTTCTCACGTCCTCTGAGGTGGCTGCAGTAATTCTCCAGGACACAACTCCAGAACTTGGTCAGTAGAAAATCTCTAGCTGGAGTAGcgttttattttttgcttctgCCAACATATGTTGCTTTAAAGTATCATAATGGAGACATCACCCAATCATTTTATAAACCTAAAAGATCATGACGTAGTCTCAAATCAATTTTCAGACTCTGGAAGATCCACTTTGCTTACCCCTTTTCCTTCTTGATTACAGTGGTTGTGCATGCAGTTCAATATATGAACTTAATTTAGTTTCTGAGAGTCACGGGTTTGATTGAACTTTAGGAGTGGAAATGATGACTTATTAAGCAGCATTCAATCAGCAATTTCCAAGGTGCAGGGCAAAGGCTTTTGGGTGTATCCTTTCAAGCTGATTACAGTGGTCCTGGAGGTTATGGGTTGGGACGGGGAGGTTACCCTCCAAAAAATCCATAACTAccgaagaaaaataaaaagtcaattCAGTTTCCGAATAACTTGGAGATCATGTTGTTTATGTGTGTTATCCTATGCCTCAGCGCCTGCATATAATATGTTCTGTTTCATGGAGAAATATTTCCTTAAATAAGCAAAAATGATGGTGCTAGAATCTATATGATGTTGCAATGTAGTGAATGATACATGGTGGATCTCTCTGTAAACTAGATTACATCACTATGATGATTAATTGATTTGAGTCATCAATTTAGAATCAAAAGGGTGGGCAACTCTAACAATTTAATGTTAATTGAATTCAATCAACAAAATATTCAAATGGTGTTTAGATTGATTATGCCTTGTATTCCTGTTCCTTCGGTACTTGATTTATTCCTGGAATTCTACCAAGAGTTCATACTAAATCCCCATGCCATTTTCTGTGCAAAATCTGAAGACTCTGAATCTCTATGGGTTGTGCCAACTGCCAACAGGCtataggaagaaaataaaataaaaaataaaaataagttgtgCAGTTTGGTTAGAAACAATAGTGTTTCTCAATTCTCCATTTTGGTAGAGATTTGTTAGGGAGCCAAGGAGAGAAGATTtaagaagtttattctttcaGCAGCCAGTAACCAAACTGAAAAGAACGCAGCTCCAGTTGACTTTGTCACTGAGGGAGGTATGGTTACATTTTGAAGAGTAGGGTTCTTTGCATGGTGCTGAAGGATTGATATGACCATCTAATCCTACTTTTTGTTATTTGCACTTCTACAATAGAACAATTTTGTAGAGAATTCTTGGTGGATATGATTTCATTACTCTTCGTTTTTGGCAAGCAGCAGAATGGGGTTCAATCTGTCTGACAATGTTTTCAGGTAAGTGGTAGgttggaaaaaatgaaaaagaaattgcaGTTTGATTTCTCAGTCAGGGTCTTGTTGGGTTCAATCTTTCCAAGTTGTAACCCCAGTTAAAAACCTGATGGAGCTAATGGAATAGTATCTTTGAAAGTCAAAGGCTCATGGCAGAGAAATTTTATTCCTTCACTAGAGCCTTGGAAAAGTTCAGCCCATAGAGAGGTACATTTTCCTAACCTCCAATTGCTAGTTATAATAATCATTTTGTCATGATTTTGAATTTGTAGTGCTCTATATTGTGGGTTGTTCTGGCAACTAAATTGCCCTGCTTACGTACAGTGCTGTTGCTCTCAATAGTGCCAGAACTAGTGAATGTGCTTTCCTCTGAAAGTTTGATTCAAGTGGGCTGTGGGGGTAAACATACCTTGATTAAAACCTTCCTGCTAAATGTCCTGTTGTGAAACCATTTGTAGAAGCTCAACTTCAGAGCAGGACATCTTTGGTTGCAACCCCTTGAAAGTAGGAGATGAAACTCATTAATAccttaaaatcattaatttgggAAAATTGCCATGGctataaaaattttactttggtACCTTCCAAGAGTCACAATCAGATTAAATTGTAGCTCCATAAATTTACAGCGTTCATACAACAAGagaaaaatatgtgataataCTATGTCTACAAGGTAATTATTGAAGACAATGGGAGGGATGAAGACCCCCACAGCTCCAGCAGAAATTTCTTGATCTCTTGCAACTTGGTTAAAGTTTCTCTCATGGTTAAACGTTCATTAGGGGAATGATCTGCACAAAACAAACCAACTCTTATTATGGCTGTCAGGCACTCTTCACTTTTATTTGGCCCGATGCTGATGGTATTGCTTGTGCTGCTGTGCTTGCTGTTTCCTGAGGAACTGACGAAGGGGCTGCAAAGCTCTGAAGAACCAGTATGGCTGAAAAGCCTAGGATCAACAATTCCTGAAACTTGATTTGCTTCCACTGCCAATGCATATTTTTTCTGGTTTAGGCCTTGCTGAAACACCTCATCAGTGGGCTTCCTAGCTGTGAATATCTCAAGCAGCAGAATTCCATAACTGTAGACATCTCCATTTGTTGAAGCTTTTCCACCCAAACCATACTCTAATTAAAACAAAGTGACAGCAGATTAGAATATCAACATCCAGTCTAAACAACTAATTCGTTTTGcaaaaagtaaagaaaaccCAAGGGAGTCAAGTCctgtttttatttctaaaattttggtttgtttggttgtttCATAAGAAGTTTTGCAAGATCAGTTTTGATCAGTACCTGGAGCAATGTAGCCAATTGAGCCCTTTAGTCCTATTGTGCTGCTTTCACTCTGTGAtggattttgagaaagaaaccTTGCCAATCCAAAGTCTCCCACATGAGCAGCCATATCATCATCCAAAAGCACATTTCCAGGTTTCAAATCACAATGGACTACAGGTGGGTCACAGTCATGGTGCAAGTAATCCATGGCAGAAGCTACGTCAATGGCGATGTTCAGTCGCTGGATTAAGCTCAGACTCGACCTAGATTGGGAGTCTTCCGGGTACAACCAGTTGTGTAAACTACCGTTAGACATGAACTCCATAACCAAGGCCTTGAATTCACCTCCGCTGTGATCAATGCTAGAGCATGAAGTAACAACCTTCACAAGGTTCCGATGCCGAATATTCCTCAGAGCTTCACATTCTGCATAGAAACTCTCAGAAGCTTTGCTCTGCTGCAGGTCAAGGACCTTTATAGCAAGCGTGCTGCCGACTCCATCTTCACCAGTTCTGAAGGCTCCTTTATAAACAGACCCGAAGCCTCCTTCTCCTATCAAATTTTCGGCAGCAAAACTGTTTGTTGCTAGCCGGATTTCAAAATAAGACATCTTTTCAGGAAACCCCTTGAAAGGACGGGAAAAGAAACTTTCCTTTGTCcccttctttttccttcttcgGGAGACCAATGCCCATATGGAATAGAAGATTACACACATTAACAAACTGAAGCCCAAAACTGCAATGCTGATGGTGAGTCCAAAATGCTTGCTTTGCTTCTTCTTTGTACTACATGTATGGAGTCTCAGCTTCCCTGCAACCTCTTGGTCACTTCCACAAAGCATATCATTTCCTTGGAGAGAATCCCAGCTAAGATTCATGAACACCCCACTCCTCGGAACTTGTCCTTCCAAGTCATTGAAAGACAAATTTAAGCTTTGCAAAACGTTAAGACTCCCCAAATCTTCAGGGATTGGGCCAGAGAGATTGTTAGAAGAAAGATCCATGCTCTCCAGTGCCACTAATTTGCCCACTTTATCCGGTATTGAGCCCATTATTTCATTTCTTGCCACGCTGAGAGTTTGCAAACTTAAGCAGGCACCAATTGTTTCTGGGATGTTTCCGGACAACTGGTTGTCAGAAACATCCAATAAGGAGAGCTGCTTCAGGCTACCGATTTCAATGGGGAGAGAACCATGCAGAGCATTTTTTGCTAAACGCAATTCACTGAGACCGGAGAGAGAACAAATCTCTCTTGGTATGCTGCCATTGAGCCTGTTCCCGGCTAGACCCAGAGTGTTTAATTGATGGCATTctccaatactcacagggattctaccagaAAACTGGTTGTATCCCAGTGTGAGCATAAACAATTGTGTAAGATTCCCAAAGATATTAGGAATTTCTCCTGAGAACATGTTCTCGTGGACAGAAATTCTCTGCAGTTTATTCAGTCTTCCTATGGAATGTGGCAACTCACCTGTAAAAAGATTTTGCTGCATAGTCAAGGATATGAGGCTCTGAAGCTTGTCAATTCCTCTGGGTAATTTCCCAGTAAAGAGATTGCTTTCAATGCAAAAATGTTGCAGATGGGCTGACAGATTTGCAACTGAACTTGGAAGGTCGCCGGCTAGTTTGTTGGAATCCAGAGTGAGGCTTTCCAATAGGGTACAGTTTGTGAGGGAATTGAATACCTGAAGATTCAGCTCTGTGGTGGAAGAGAGCTTATTCCATCCTAGATTTAGCATGATAAGTTTATTCATGTTCCCAAGGAAAGGAATTGACccttgaaataaatttgaagtgaGGTCAAGGACCTGAATTTGTGAAGCATTGTTTAAAGAATTGGGTATCAATCCTTCAAATCTGTTCTCAGCCAACAAGAGTTGCATGAGATTAGGGAGAGCAAGACCCATATCAGTTGGTAGTTTTCCAACAAGATCATTTTGGGTTAGTGAcagaagagataaagaagaaaTGTTATAAAGTGAATTAGGTATCTGGCCAGAAAATTGGTTCTCTGAAAGCTGAAGAAGAACTAGATTACGGAGATTACCCAACTCCTTTGGAATTTCTCCATGAAAATTGTTTCTTCCTAGGCTTAGATAGGTAAGAGAGGTGAGATTTACAAAAGTTGGAGGGATTACGCCACTAAGATTGTTGGCATACACATCCATAAATTTCAGTCTAGACAGATGGCCTAATTGAGATGGAAGGGAACCCACAAGTTGGTTCCTCCGTAAATTGATCTCTCTGAGATTATAACAATGAGAGAGCCCAGCAGGGATCTGGCTTTGGAAGGAATTGTTAGAAAGATCTAAAACTTGAAGAGATGTGAGGTTGAAGAGGTGTGGAGGTATAATACCAGAGAGGCCAAGTCCAGGCAGGTGGAGAGATTGGACAGTGGTTCTGTTCCTGGTGCAAGTGACACCAAACCAAGTACAGTGAGATGAGCTGGAGTTCCAGCCTCTGAGAGCATTTTGAGGGTCAGAGACTGTGGATTTGAAAGACAGAAGCGCCTGTTTGTTGGGGTTAGCATCTGGAGCTTCCACCCCGCTCATGCAGGAGTGTAGAATGATTTGGAAATAGACGATGAACAGTGAGAGATGGAGAGgcttcttcattttcaaaatgaagATGATGAGTGTAGGCTCCAGCTTTTGAAGTTTACAATCACCCACCTTGGGTCAGAAAAATGCTTGTGAGCAATTTATATAGTTGCCATGGATGGCATCATGCATAGTGACATAACAGTGGGAGGCTGCAGCCATCCGACGACTTGGGCGTCTTTCCCTTCCTCCTTGGTACCAAAggaaaatatttgaaagtacaggggtttgtttgacaatatttgaGTCATTTGACTCCAGATATTTGATAAGGTGAGATATTTGATAAGGTGGCGTTTGTTTtgttattgaataaaaaaatcaaataaaatatttgatttttttattaaatgaaaaagaatttattgatatcaacccagttaaaatgaatttgttgtcaataatattaatttagttatattggttgaaaaaataaaaaataaaaaataaaaacccaaatatttggataatattaaaaaaaatattaagaaaatttggatagtatgcaaaaaaataaataaataaataaataaaatattcaagttATAGTTGGTTCCTAAAACCAAAAgtgagaaaaattattttattacatttatataagaaaagaaaatactaAAAGCCTTTGACAATGAAATgctaaaagaaaatgtttatctccatttttcttaatcctataattgattcttgaaaaaattgaggaaaaacataagagggaaaaaatagagaaggaaaatataaaaagaaaaataaaaatataagtgaaggaaaagtaaaaaagagatttaaaattaataaagtattttcacatttttattttatttttttacttgttttttaatttattttttgtgataatttttaggaactaaacataatataaatgaATGGGGAAAAATTTGTCAAGAGAACATTCCACATCTATTTAACGTTTTCTTATctcaattgtttttataaaagaaaaaaaaatcttatatatatattgatttatctttttcttctttttcatctttaattttctttctccatAATTAAAccttccaagaaccaaacataacataactagacaaaataataataataataataataatatttgaaacttttttaaATCACTTTCCTTAGGAAatggaaaatgggaaaaaatttaAAGAGTGTGCAttccttaataatttaaaattctctCTCAATTCTCAGTTAAATAAGAGAAATCTTATAGTTTTTcctacatgttttttttttttcttttctctttctaactctcctttatgttatgtttttctcaaaattttcaagaactaGACCTAACccaagaaagaggaaaaaaatgttaaaaaaataatttatgacatgaaaaaaaaaaaaagataagtgTAGACCCCTTTTGGCGAGGGCTCGAGAGAGGGTTGTTGGCTTCCTTTTCTTGGCATTTTTTTGGAGGCAAAGGGGGGCCTCCTTATGTCGAGAAAACAACCGCATGGACGGGTGGCCTAGGGCATGGCTGGCCATGCGAGTGGTTGAAGGGGGCCATGCTAGTTGATCGAGAAACAGGAGAGTGGGTATAGCTGAGACAGGAGGTTTTCAGAGGAGGGTAGGTGGTGAACAGAGGGAGGGAACACTTAGGAGGAGCAGGCGAGGGGAGAGGGAGCTAGGACCATCTTCACCCAAAAAGCTCAGGTATGGCCATCTTCTCGTTtcctattttccttttgttatttttttttgcttagttTGTGCTTGAGTTCCCGACATGAACGGTCGATGGGTAGTAGGCATAGGGGACCACATGGTGGTTCTGACCTCTAGGATGCTCTGAGGGTGTTTTAACGCATccattctttctttttatttggttgGTTGATATTTGGTTTGGCTCCATTCTTTTCAAATCCTGTGCATGGCCACCCCCTGTAACTTCCACGTAAATACCCATCATCACCCATGCTCTCTCTTACCTCCCCCACGTTCCTCTCCTTCTTCAATGGGCGGAAGTTCACTTAGCGCCTCCTACGAGCTCCTCCGCCGCCGATGCGCCAAAGGCCGCATCTCCATCCCTTTATCTCATCTCAGACAACCCTCGCGATCGCCACCCTGCTCATCAAGCTGCCGCTACCGGTCGTGGAATCCCCACCGCTCTCATTGCTTAAGCTCAGCTTGGCCTCGCTGGACCCGTTCGCGGTGTTGGCGACCCTGTGCCAGGCGTGATGCGGCCCCATATCTCGCCCCCGCTAGTGCCCCAGCTATCTGCACCACCCATGACTCACCCGGCCACGCTGGTAACTCGGCCTCCCGGATAGATGCCTGGATACCTCGGGCAGGTATCCCCCGATTGCATGTGGCCCCTCGCCTCCCGTGCCTTCTTAGTTAGCTGCTCAGCCCGGAGGAGTACTGCAGCCTCACTCCCAGGTTCCCCCACCGCAGTATGAGGGGTCGGCCATTGGCGCCGCCCTCTTAGATGATGAGAGGTCTGCCATTTCCACCGCCCCGTCGTCCCAACATAAACGTCGGCCTTTTTGTGCTCTGGTGCCCAACCGTACCACCGAACTGTGCCAGTCAGGGGCGTCACAGCCGGAATGGGCTGGACAGCGCAGAGTCTTATGGGGCCAtttgtttatttggcccttgtggGTGAcgtccccaggattcgaactcggGACCTTAACCCAGACAGTTGCCCTCGCCCATTCTGGTTGTGGCGCCCCTGACTGGCACAGTTCAGTGGTATGGCTAGGCACCAGAGCACAAAAAGGCCGACGTTtatgttgggacgtcatttgttttgaGTATATTTGGCTCTGTGCTAGTCAGGGGCATcacagagtggcctccccaggattcgaacttgAGTCCAAGCCTTAAACAGAGCcaaatatactaaaaaaaaaatgacgtCCCAATACCCACCATCTTCACCGGCGGCGCCCGTGTTAGAGGCCTAGAGAGCCTCGTGACCTTCCATCTCAGCAGCCACCTCGCCTCTCATCCCGCCAGAGATAGAAACCTCCTCTGGGGGATGTTGCCCAAGTGGAAAAGTGGGTTGTGATGGAGTTTGAAgtcttgggcttgcccatgatGATGGATAtgggcttgagttggagccTAGGCCCAAATTTGTTGATGAAGGGCCTCATGCTCCTCATGCCAATCACCCTTATGACCCATACCCATATTGAGTTAGCTCATTTGGCTGCTTCAATTCTAAGTAATTTTCAAGCTTCTAATTTTcgtaatttattaattaatttatttatttattcattttttttatcttattttatttttacctattTTTAACTCAACTTAAACACAACTAAAAGGCAAATTATTAGGATTGAATATCATTCttgaaacttaaaataatttatattttatcttctCTTCTTTAGTTATGTCTAATCatcatatatgaaattttttatataattagtttatgttGGTCTCAATGAATTTTCTatattccaaattttaaatcctattttcaaaacttatgtCTTTaagcaaattttcaaaaatccgacttccaaatttaatttacaatcTCAAAAATCCCACTACTCGCTTTCA contains the following coding sequences:
- the LOC100255549 gene encoding probable LRR receptor-like serine/threonine-protein kinase At3g47570, yielding MKKPLHLSLFIVYFQIILHSCMSGVEAPDANPNKQALLSFKSTVSDPQNALRGWNSSSSHCTWFGVTCTRNRTTVQSLHLPGLGLSGIIPPHLFNLTSLQVLDLSNNSFQSQIPAGLSHCYNLREINLRRNQLVGSLPSQLGHLSRLKFMDVYANNLSGVIPPTFVNLTSLTYLSLGRNNFHGEIPKELGNLRNLVLLQLSENQFSGQIPNSLYNISSLSLLSLTQNDLVGKLPTDMGLALPNLMQLLLAENRFEGLIPNSLNNASQIQVLDLTSNLFQGSIPFLGNMNKLIMLNLGWNKLSSTTELNLQVFNSLTNCTLLESLTLDSNKLAGDLPSSVANLSAHLQHFCIESNLFTGKLPRGIDKLQSLISLTMQQNLFTGELPHSIGRLNKLQRISVHENMFSGEIPNIFGNLTQLFMLTLGYNQFSGRIPVSIGECHQLNTLGLAGNRLNGSIPREICSLSGLSELRLAKNALHGSLPIEIGSLKQLSLLDVSDNQLSGNIPETIGACLSLQTLSVARNEIMGSIPDKVGKLVALESMDLSSNNLSGPIPEDLGSLNVLQSLNLSFNDLEGQVPRSGVFMNLSWDSLQGNDMLCGSDQEVAGKLRLHTCSTKKKQSKHFGLTISIAVLGFSLLMCVIFYSIWALVSRRRKKKGTKESFFSRPFKGFPEKMSYFEIRLATNSFAAENLIGEGGFGSVYKGAFRTGEDGVGSTLAIKVLDLQQSKASESFYAECEALRNIRHRNLVKVVTSCSSIDHSGGEFKALVMEFMSNGSLHNWLYPEDSQSRSSLSLIQRLNIAIDVASAMDYLHHDCDPPVVHCDLKPGNVLLDDDMAAHVGDFGLARFLSQNPSQSESSTIGLKGSIGYIAPEYGLGGKASTNGDVYSYGILLLEIFTARKPTDEVFQQGLNQKKYALAVEANQVSGIVDPRLFSHTGSSELCSPFVSSSGNSKHSSTSNTISIGPNKSEECLTAIIRVGLFCADHSPNERLTMRETLTKLQEIKKFLLELWGSSSLPLSSIITL